A region from the Hydra vulgaris chromosome 10, alternate assembly HydraT2T_AEP genome encodes:
- the LOC136086286 gene encoding uncharacterized protein LOC136086286, producing MTTSQSILNITETPIVDESIEKYYYRDYDPASRPNLNNTGNIIINVEQSDLYSVPSDAYLLFEGRLLKADNTAYANADAVALTNNGIMYLFSQIAYQLSNQDIEVVFNPGQATTMLGMLKYPNDYQLAQGLNQLWYKDSATTAVIADNTGFAARQGYLIQKPTAKGTFSFCVPLKHIFGFCDDYDKVNYGFKHTIILTRKSDDDAIFRGATAAAGKVDLQRVTLFMPHVQPALAQQNELLSIIASKATIPVAFRARQCDRLEIPQTLSTTWKLSVKTSSERPRYIIVGFQTNKNGDQTTNPAIFDYCDLKSIYVMLSSDKYPVTDYSLSFPNQQFSRAYRDAAVFSEKYYGMNELITQSNIQPLDYKDLFPIFVIDVSNQPERYKSSVIDIQIKMNFNTAVPQYTIGYAVVISDKLVNFKSDGSKLDLIIN from the coding sequence atgacaacttctcaatcaattttaaatattacagaAACACCAATTGTAGATgaatcaattgaaaaatattattatcgaGATTATGATCCAGCATCTCGACCTAATCTAAATAATACtggaaatattataataaatgttgAACAATCCGATTTATATTCAGTACCATCTGATGCATATCTGTTGTTTGAAGGAAGACTTCTTAAAGCTGATAATACAGCTTATGCTAATGCAGATGCAGTAGCTCTTACAAATAATGGCATTATGTATCTATTTAGTCAAATAGCTTATCAATTATCTAATCAAGATATTGAAGTAGTTTTTAATCCTGGACAAGCAACTACAATGTTAGGGATGCTTAAATACCCGAACGATTATCAATTAGCTCAAGGGTTGAATCAATTATGGTATAAAGATTCAGCAACAACAGCAGTCATTGCAGATAACACAGGATTTGCAGCAAGACAAGGATACTTGATTCAAAAACCAACTGCAAAAGGTACATTTTCATTTTGCGTACCTTTAAAGCATATCTTCGGATTCTGTGATGATTATGATAAAGTTAATTATGGATTTAAACATACAATAATTCTTACTAGAAAATCTGATGATGATGCTATTTTTAGAGGAGCTACTGCAGCTGCTGGAAAAGTAGACCTCCAAAGAGTGACATTGTTTATGCCGCATGTACAACCAGCCCTAGCGCaacaaaatgaacttttaagtATTATAGCATCTAAAGCAACAATTCCAGTTGCTTTTAGAGCTAGACAATGTGATAGATTAGAAATCCCACAAACTTTATCGACTACTTGGAAACTTAGTGTAAAAACATCTAGTGAAAGACCAAGATATATTATTGTTggatttcaaacaaataaaaatggagATCAAACAACTAATCCAGCCATATTTGATTATTGTGACTTGAAAAGTATATACGTTATGCTAAGTTCTGATAAATACCCAGTAACTGATTACAGCTTATCATTTCCAAATCAACAATTCTCAAGAGCTTATAGAGATGCAGCTGTATTTAGtgaaaaatattatggaatGAATGAATTGATTACTCAAAGTAACATACAACCTCTTGATTATAAAGATTTGTTCCCTATATTTGTTATTGATGTAAGTAATCAACCAGAAAGATATAAATCATCAGTAATagatatacaaattaaaatgaacTTTAATACAGCAGTTCCTCAATATACGATAGGATATGCTGTAGTAATATCAGATAAATTAGTGAACTTTAAATCAGATGGAAGTAAATTAGaccttattattaattaa
- the LOC136086287 gene encoding uncharacterized protein LOC136086287 yields MSLFKFTDPDKRDQLVKEIIYLRKKVQQDNIAEKVGDYNLQMDLSKLYRPLIDSQSGINNSISNLKDQLALTFSNPEKDLAILPPPDKGSEEMNYIGKKPITINNDDITVDGKKYEGTPGLWELVTKFKPDKEVYSTEDLKNYREILIKTDALITDKGKVRSSRSEKYNELISPIWKDIRTPILSKRKLEYGTGVKRTRIQTVILPSDPNALVEMLELRIAAWEAGNSSSRNEAVAISDELLRQGVISKGKYEAIQNTLAI; encoded by the exons atgtcgtTGTTTAAATTTACAGATCCTGATAAAAGAGATCAACTTGTAAAAGAAATCATATATCTTAGGAAAAAAGTACAACAAGATAATATTGCTGAAAAGGTGGGTGACTATAACCTTCAGATGGATTTATCAAAGTTATATAGACCCTTAATTgatagtcaatctggaataaataatagtatatcTAATTTGAAAGATCAATTAGCACTCACTTTTTCAAATCCTGAAAAGGATCTTGCTATACTTCCTCCTCCTGATAAAGGCTCCGAA GAGATGAACtatattggtaaaaaaccaaTTACAATTAATAATGATGATATAACTGTTGATGGAAAGAAATATGAGGGTACACCAGGCCTTTGGGAATTAGTAACAAAGTTTAAACCTGATAAAGAGGTCTATAGTACTGAAGATCTTAAAAATTATagagaaatattaataaaaacagatGCTCTTATTACTGATAAAGGTAAAGTAAGATCATCTAGAAGTGAAAAATATAATGAGTTAATATCTCCAATTTGGAAAGATATAAGAACTCCTATATTATCAAAGAGAAAACTTGAATATGGAACTGGAGTTAAAAGAACAAGAATACAAACTGTaattcttcctagtgatcctAATGCTCTAGTTGAGATGCTTGAGTTACGTATAGCTGCATGGGAAGCAGGTAATAGTTCATCAAGAAATGAAGCTGTTGCAATTAGCGATGAATTATTAAGACAAGGTGTAATAAGTAAGGGTAAGTATGAAGCAATACAGAATACTcttgcaatataa